The stretch of DNA AACCTCAAAAACCAACAACTTCAAGtactttatttttgtttgtgaaGAAGAATCATAATAACAAAATGTCTCAATATCAACAAGGTGGATATGGTGATCAAACACGTAGGGTTGATGAATATGGAAACCCAGTGAGTCAACAACTTGATCAATTTGGTAATCCAATTAGTAGTGGTGGTGGGTTAACTGGTCATGGTCATGGTCATGGTCAGCAACAACAGCATCATGGTGGAGTTGATCAAACCACTGGGTTTGGGACTCACACAGGTAGTGGAACTGGAACTGGATATGACACCCACACAGCCACAGGTAACCAATTAGTATAACAAATTAACTAGTCATGTATACTGGTTAAATTAAGAATTTCTATGGTACTACATTGAAATAAAGAGTTATTTTCTGCTACTGtcagtttaactcagttggcaggAAAGCACATCATTTTGTATAACTTAAattcttaaataaataagtggGATACCAAGGATTTAATTTATGAGAAGAAAGAATATACATTATATTTTAAGAAAGAATTAGCAGCACGTTCTATGTGCATAGAAATTAATCTTACTAATATTGAATTAATTAGTATGATTAACTTTTATATGTGATTGATATAGGTGGTGTAGGAGGTTATGGAACAACCACTGATTATGGAAGCACCAACACTGGAAGTGGTTATGGAAGTACCAATATTGATGGAACAGGAACAGGAGCTGGAACAGGGTATGGAACAACTGGCTATGGCACCACCGGTGTCGGCGGTGGAACAGGATTAGGATATGGAACAACTGGAAGCACTGAGTATGGTCATCATGGAACTCAACAAGACAAAGGAATTGTGGACAAGATTAAGGAAAAGATTCCTGGTACTGGAACAGGAACAGGGTATGGAACAGGACATGGAACAACTGGTTATGGAAGTGGTGGTGGAGCTGGATATGGTGGAACTGGAAGCACTGAGTATGGTCATCATGGAACTCAACAAGACAAAGGAATTGTGGACAAGATTAAGGAAAAGATTCCTGGTACTGGAACAGGAACAGGGTATGGAACAGGACATGGAACAACTGGTTATGGAAGTGGTGGTGGAGCTGGATATGGTGGAACTGGAAGCACTGAGTATGGTCATCATGGAACTCAACAAGACAAAGGAATTGTGGACAAGATTAAGGAAAAGATTCCTGGTACTGGAACAGGAACAGGGTATGGAACAGGACATGGAACAACTGGTTATGGAAGTGGTGGTGGAGCTGGATATGGTGGAACTGGAAGCACTGAGTATGGTCATCAACAACATGGAGAGAAAGGGATGGTTGATAAGATTAAGGAGAAGATTCCTGGTACTGGAACAGGAACAACAACAGGACATGGAACAGGAACAGGTTATGGGACAACAGGGCATGGAACAGGGACAACTGGTTATGGAACAACAACTGGTCATGATCATCATGGAGATCAGCAACAACATGGAGAGAAGAAAGGGATTATGGATAAGATTAAGGAGAAGCTTCCTGGTACTGGATCATGTACTGGACACTAGACCATCTTCATGATTAATATCTATGTATGGATGGATACATGcatattatatgattatgattaataataaatgtgtattGGTGTATTTTAAACTTTTGGTTTGTGTAATTTGCTTCATGTGTGATGTACCTTATCATGTTATGTAAAAGGTATATATGAGGTGGAtatgtagattaataaaataTGCATGTTGTATTAGTATAGTATTCTACCATAGGGGCATATGTGAAGGTACTTTCTGTGTTTTGAGAGGGTGCTTCACTTTGTTATTTGAAgtaataaaagttaaaattttaaataattactTTCTCTTTagtgtttttacttttttaatcttgttttaaaataatggttattttagaaattattatattctttttaatGAGATTATTTATAGGCTCTTTGTACTAAAAATGATTGGTTGATGATGTCTATAAGACTATAATAGATAGAAGATGAATGAATTAGTTGGCACCAGaaattattatattctttttaatGAGATTATTTATAGGCTCTTTGTACTAAAAATGATTGGTTGATGATGTCTATAAGACTATAATAGATAGAAGATGAATGAATTAGTTGGCACCTAAGAAATTAATGGATTAAATTAGTAGTTAGTAAATTGGAAGTTAGATGGACCATCTATAATGTTTGTGCACTTTTATACATAATGTTTGCACTTTCATACATTTAGTAAATTAGTAGTTAGTAAATTGGAAGTTAGTAAATTGGTAGTTAAATGGATTAATGAATTATTTAGTAAATTAGTAGTTAGTAAATTAGATGGACCATCTATAATGTTTGTGcacttttatatatttagggttaaaatttaacggaaataaCAATtgacggagatgtctttaagggactaaagtataactttttttttaagggagcaatgtgaaaccaaaaatatttttaatagataaagtcttttttttattgtgagAATTGAATTTGAGTTTTGgtccaaataattttttgtttgattttattaatcTCGCGATTAAATTTTAGATTAcgggatttttttttcttgttaattAACCGGAactcttgcttctaagcttcTAAGCCAAGAGATGCTTAGATTCCTAACATCTGATCGGATCGGCGATTGTGATAAATCGGAAGttgaattttcacataaatatGAAATCTATTGTaatataagcttgtatacacaagtaaaccaaacctattttttttctctccatttTTATATTGCggctttttattaaaaaaatacaactttgTTTTGACTAGGATTTGAACCCACATCTCCTTTATTGCAATACAACATTTCAACCAATATGGCATGTagatcaattgtgattaaaattatgtccacaaagtgttaaatCTGACTCACGTTAGGcatcaattaaattttttgcgGAATTAATTTACATCCATATTGAGGAATCAATTATCATCAATcaaataggaaagatttcataggacaattaagcaccatcaattttcattgcaaagtttatacaattaaaaaccgataattagaaatctagcaaatcatcaaatcatacattttctgtgttttattttataaaaaaacttacattTTCTTATTCTGAATCATGGTGGGGAGTGGTTGTCGGTGCATGAGGCATGACAATTAGCGGCTCCTGGCAGCTTCTAGGCAAAAA from Trifolium pratense cultivar HEN17-A07 linkage group LG5, ARS_RC_1.1, whole genome shotgun sequence encodes:
- the LOC123885188 gene encoding dehydrin DHN3-like; its protein translation is MSQYQQGGYGDQTRRVDEYGNPVSQQLDQFGNPISSGGGLTGHGHGHGQQQQHHGGVDQTTGFGTHTGSGTGTGYDTHTATGGVGGYGTTTDYGSTNTGSGYGSTNIDGTGTGAGTGYGTTGYGTTGVGGGTGLGYGTTGSTEYGHHGTQQDKGIVDKIKEKIPGTGTGTGYGTGHGTTGYGSGGGAGYGGTGSTEYGHHGTQQDKGIVDKIKEKIPGTGTGTGYGTGHGTTGYGSGGGAGYGGTGSTEYGHHGTQQDKGIVDKIKEKIPGTGTGTGYGTGHGTTGYGSGGGAGYGGTGSTEYGHQQHGEKGMVDKIKEKIPGTGTGTTTGHGTGTGYGTTGHGTGTTGYGTTTGHDHHGDQQQHGEKKGIMDKIKEKLPGTGSCTGH